A single genomic interval of Pyrus communis chromosome 7, drPyrComm1.1, whole genome shotgun sequence harbors:
- the LOC137739863 gene encoding protein DETOXIFICATION 41-like — protein sequence MGSQEEYQPLLIRLDSHSQIPNLSSSAIEEFLEHKPVAVRWWPKLVAWESRLLWILSGSSIAVSIFNYMLSFVTLMFCGHLSALELAGASIASVGIQGLAYGIMLGMASAVQTVCGQAYGAKQLPAMGIICQRAIILHLGAAVLLTFVYWWSGPILIAIGQTDDIAEQGQVFARGIIPQLYAFAINCPQQRFLQAQNIVNPLAYMSLGVFLLHILLTWVVVYVVDYGLTGAALTLSFSWWLLVITYGIYILVSPMCKETWTGFSWKAFRGIWPYFKLTLASAIMLCLEIWYNQGLVLISGLLSNPTISLDSISICMNYLNWDMQFMLGLSAAASVRVSNELGAGHPKVAKFSVFVVNGTSILISIVFSAIILIFRVGLSKLFTSDAEVITAVSDLTPLLAISVFLNGIQPILSGVAIGSGWQAVVAYVNLTCYYIIGLPIGCVLGFKTSMGVAGIWWGMIIGVFLQTVTLIVLTARTNWDSEVVKAAERLKKSASAERLDLVTDI from the exons ATGGGGTCGCAGGAGGAGTACCAACCGCTACTCATCAGGCTCGATTCACACTCCCAGATACCTAACTTGTCGTCCAGTGCCATTGAAGAGTTTCTGGAGCACAAGCCCGTGGCGGTTCGATGGTGGCCTAAACTGGTGGCTTGGGAGTCGAGGCTCCTCTGGATTTTATCCGGTTCATCTATCGCTGTCTCTATTTTCAACTACATGCTCAGCTTTGTGACTCTCATGTTTTGTGGGCACCTGAGTGCCTTGGAGCTTGCTGGGGCCTCTATAGCTAGCGTTGGAATTCAGGGTCTCGCTTATGGTATCATG TTGGGAATGGCAAGTGCTGTCCAAACAGTGTGTGGGCAAGCATATGGAGCCAAACAACTGCCAGCAATGGGAATCATATGCCAAAGGGCAATCATCCTGCATTTGGGAGCAGCAGTTCTACTCACATTTGTGTACTGGTGGTCAGGACCAATCCTTATAGCCATCGGCCAAACAGACGACATAGCAGAGCAAGGCCAAGTATTTGCCAGAGGAATAATCCCACAGCTCTATGCATTTGCCATAAACTGCCCCCAGCAGAGGTTTCTCCAAGCCCAGAACATTGTAAACCCTCTAGCTTACATGTCGCTCGGGGTCTTCCTCCTCCACATTCTGCTCACTTGGGTGGTGGTTTATGTGGTGGACTATGGGCTGACGGGGGCGGCTCTGACACTCAGCTTCTCTTGGTGGCTTCTTGTCATCACATATGGAATTTACATTCTTGTCAGCCCCATGTGTAAGGAGACTTGGACTGGCTTCTCATGGAAGGCTTTTAGGGGCATTTGGCCTTACTTTAAGTTGACACTTGCCTCCGCTATCATGCTTTG TTTGGAGATATGGTACAACCAAGGACTAGTGCTGATATCAGGGCTTCTCTCCAATCCTACAATCTCTCTAGACTCCATTTCTATTTG CATGAACTACTTGAACTGGGACATGCAATTTATGTTAGGCCTATCCGCGGCAGCCAGTGTTCGTGTTAGTAATGAGCTCGGTGCCGGTCACCCAAAGGTGGCCAAGTTTTCAGTGTTTGTAGTGAACGGGACGAGCATATTGATTAGTATAGTCTTCAGTGCGATTATATTGATATTCCGAGTTGGGTTGAGCAAGCTTTTTACAAGCGACGCTGAAGTTATCACGGCAGTATCTGATTTAACCCCATTGCTCGCCATCTCTGTTTTCTTGAATGGCATTCAACCTATACTCTCAG GTGTGGCAATTGGAAGCGGATGGCAAGCTGTTGTGGCGTATGTTAACCTGACTTGTTACTATATTATCGGTCTTCCGATTGGATGTGTTCTAGGCTTCAAAACTAGCATGGGAGTTGCA GGTATTTGGTGGGGAATGATCATTGGAGTTTTTCTACAAACAGTAACTCTAATTGTTCTCACTGCAAGAACAAACTGGGATTCTGAG GTTGTAAAAGCAGCTGAACGATTGAAGAAATCTGCAAGTGCAGAAAGATTAGACTTGGTGACCGATATATAA
- the LOC137739844 gene encoding pentatricopeptide repeat-containing protein At3g59040: MPQTLFLRPFISSAPLDNWSKLKECTSSIGSNVKVRGRVGIVCMGMLAPRKFLQKRKKVEVFKDAADEAEQKNWRRLMNEIEETGSAVSVLKSEKLKDKTIPKDVVLGTLVRFKQLKKWNLVSQILEWLQTQNWWDFSKMDFLMLITAYGKQGHYTRAEKLLSLMNEKGHPPSVISHTALMEAYGIGGRYNNAEAIFRRMQSSGPEPSAVTYQIILKIFVEGCKFKEAEEIFETLLNEEKSPLNPDQKMFHMMIYMYKKAGSYDKARKMFAMMSERGVPQSTVTYNSLMSFENNYKEVSKMYNQMQRAGLRPDVVSYALLISAYGKARREEEALAVFEEMLDAGVRPTRKAYNILLDAFAVSGMVDQARTVFKSMRRDRFNPDLCSYTTMLSAYVNASDMEGAEKFFIRIKQDAFKPNVVTYGTLIKGYAKTSNIEKMMEKYEEMQASGIKPNQTILTTIMDAYGKNRDFGSAVVWYQEMESCRLPPDQKAKNILLSLAKTAEEQKVANQLVGNLDQSSNEQGSSKYLVPTDENDSEDEDEDEKYDDELDGPSLVTSSNAEQKHELVYLNGVNEKNLEGLLAVADL, encoded by the exons ATGCCTCAAACCCTTTTCTTAAGGCCCTTTATTTCATCAGCTCCGTTGGATAATTGgag TAAATTGAAAGAATGCACAAGTTCTATAGGTTCCAATGTCAAGGTGCGTGGAAGAGTGGGGATAGTTTGTATGGGCATGCTGGCACCAAGAAAGTTCTTGCAGAAAAGGAAGAAGGTAGAAGTTTTCAAAGATGCTGCTGATGAAGCCGAGCAGAAGAACTGGAGGAGACTTATGAATGAAATTGAGGAGACAGGTTCTGCAGTTTCTGTGCTCAAAAGTGAAAAGCTCAAGGACAAGACTATTCCCAAGGATGTTGTCCTTGGAACTTTGGTTAGATTTAAGCAACTGAAAAAATGGAACCTAGTCAGCCAG ATTCTCGAATGGCTCCAAACTCAGAACTGGTGGGACTTCAGCAAAATGGATTTCCTGATGCTTATAACAGCTTATGGAAAGCAAGGGCACTACACGAGGGCTGAGAAGCTTTTAAGTTTGATGAATGAGAAAGGCCATCCACCAAGTGTAATATCTCATACTGCTCTTATGGAAGCATATGGAATAGGAGGCCGATATAACAATGCTGAAGCAATATTTAGAAGGATGCAGTCTTCTGGCCCTGAACCATCTGCTGTGACATATCAAATAATACTAAAGATATTTGTTGAG GGATGTAAGTTCAAGGAAGCTGAAGAAATATTTGAGACTCTTCTAAACGAGGAAAAATCACCTTTAAATCCAGACCAAAAGATGTTCCACATGATGATTTATATGTATAAGAAGGCTGGGAGCTATGATAAAGCTCGGAAGATGTTCGCAATGATGTCTGAGAGAGGGGTTCCACAATCGACGGTTACTTATAATAGCTTGATGTCATTTGAAAATAATTACAAGGAAGTCTCCAAGATGTATAACCAG ATGCAAAGAGCTGGTCTCCGACCTGACGTAGTGAGTTATGCCTTACTCATTAGTGCTTATGGGAAAGctagaagagaggaagaagcctTAGCTGTTTTTGAGGAGATGCTTGATGCTGGTGTCAG ACCAACCCGCAAAGCTTATAACATTTTGCTTGACGCATTTGCAGTATCAGGAATGGTGGACCAAGCTCGAACAGTTTTTAAAAGCATGAGAAGGGACAG GTTTAATCCTGATCTGTGCTCTTATACAACTATGCTGTCAGCATATGTAAATGCATCTGACATGGAGGGTGCCGAGAAATTCTTCATAAGAATAAAACAAGATGCATTTAAACCCAATGTCGTCACTTATGGGACATTAATCAAAGGGTATGCTAAGACAAGTAATATCGAGAAGATGATGGAGAAATATGAGGAAAtgcaggcatctggtatcaaaccaaatcaaacaaTCTTGACAACAATCATGGATGCATATGGAAAAAACAGAGATTTTGGCAGTGCTGTTGTTTGGTACCAGGAAATGGAATCCTGTAGGCTTCCGCCTGATCAGAAAGCAAAGAATATCCTTTTGTCTTTGGCGAAAACAGCAGAGGAACAGAAGGTGGCTAACCAGCTTGTAGGAAATTTGGATCAGAGTAGCAATGAACAAGGATCTAGTAAGTATCTGGTGCCTACCGATGAGAATGATAgtgaggatgaggatgaggatgaaAAGTATGATGATGAACTAGATGGTCCTTCACTGGTCACTTCATCAAATGCGGAGCAAAAACATGAACTGGTTTATCTCAACGGTGTTAACGAGAAAAACCTTGAGGGCTTACTTGCAGTTGCAGATTTGTAA